Proteins encoded in a region of the Rhizobium sp. CC-YZS058 genome:
- a CDS encoding TRAP transporter small permease produces MSTTLKTGIPVLTKLNTAALYIAGAGLVAMTAIVAWQVFCRYVLNDSPSWTEPGAVILMSWFIFLGAAVGVRENNHMGFDVLLYVLPRAGKKWLRMISDIVIFAFGLGMIWYGAKLVSLTFATRLPALGISGAWDYAPLIGGGLLIVLFSLERILMRLSGAPIDEALDELAPTEIAVELENIEDVRKDAATLGASSRPPVAKGN; encoded by the coding sequence ATGTCCACCACCCTCAAGACCGGCATTCCAGTCCTTACGAAACTGAACACGGCCGCGCTCTATATTGCCGGCGCCGGTCTCGTCGCCATGACGGCCATCGTCGCCTGGCAGGTCTTCTGCCGCTATGTGCTGAACGATTCGCCCAGCTGGACCGAGCCCGGTGCGGTGATCCTCATGAGCTGGTTCATCTTTCTCGGCGCCGCTGTCGGCGTGCGGGAGAACAACCACATGGGCTTCGACGTGCTGCTCTATGTCCTGCCGCGGGCCGGCAAGAAGTGGCTGCGGATGATTTCCGACATCGTCATCTTCGCCTTCGGCCTGGGGATGATCTGGTATGGGGCCAAGCTCGTCAGCCTGACCTTTGCAACCCGGCTGCCGGCGCTCGGCATTTCCGGTGCCTGGGACTATGCGCCGCTGATCGGCGGCGGCCTGCTCATCGTGCTCTTCTCGCTCGAACGGATTCTGATGCGCCTGTCCGGCGCGCCGATCGACGAGGCGCTGGACGAGCTGGCGCCCACCGAAATCGCCGTCGAACTCGAAAATATCGAAGACGTCCGCAAGGACGCCGCCACGCTCGGCGCGAGCAGCCGTCCGCCCGTGGCGAAGGGGAATTGA
- a CDS encoding BLUF domain-containing protein produces the protein MTDRLHRLVYYSRNHVSADASSFQSAVDDILARSRANNARDAITGALLFNAGCFAQVLEGPLEAVEATFERIQQDERHSDVSLLAFDPVEHRSFPNWAMGFIGLSDRDAARFSGIATASGFDPARLSGEEIHRLLRDLTLEEEHAL, from the coding sequence ATGACCGACCGCCTTCACCGCCTCGTCTATTACAGCCGCAACCATGTCTCCGCCGATGCTTCAAGCTTTCAGTCCGCGGTCGATGACATTCTGGCCAGGAGCCGGGCCAACAATGCCCGCGATGCCATCACCGGCGCCCTGCTGTTCAATGCCGGCTGCTTCGCCCAGGTCTTGGAAGGGCCGCTCGAAGCGGTCGAGGCGACCTTCGAGCGCATCCAGCAGGACGAACGCCACAGCGATGTCTCGCTTCTGGCCTTCGATCCGGTGGAGCATCGCTCCTTTCCCAACTGGGCCATGGGCTTCATCGGGCTTTCGGACAGGGATGCGGCCCGCTTCTCCGGCATCGCCACCGCAAGCGGCTTTGATCCAGCCCGCCTAAGCGGGGAGGAGATCCATCGGCTGCTGCGCGACCTGACGCTTGAGGAAGAGCACGCGCTCTGA
- a CDS encoding EAL domain-containing protein: MNTHSPLSPDPVARLASPPSPQHILAALPRPVLALDEEGVVVYANDAAEAVFEGWVVGLNLRDLMPGFTLSGASQSGPVVLRLACRRNETYDVTLAALADGGFVVDLRLAPAAEANLIAIDRDELTGLAKRNTLMAHLAAALEQDAGAATVAVHCVDLDRFKTVNDTLGHAVGDLLLKKVADRLTAACRKSDLVARLGGDEFVILQRDVEDDAAAERLAARIVDLVGRTYVLSGHTINIGASVGVALRAEAAQARDLLRNADLALYEAKRAGRGRFRTFEASMDTGLQERREMEIDLRRALALKQFELSYQPFVDLSTDRVIGFEALLRWTHPVKGNIPPLQFIPLAEENGLIVKIGEWVLRQACIEAATWPDEMIIAVNVSPLQFKADTLLDTVSAALARSGLPAHRLEIEITEGALLDDTDNVLVTLAALRDLGVKISMDDFGTGYSSLAYLQKFPFSKIKIDRSFVATDSADSEAILKAVASLGTSLGMAITAEGVETAEQLARIRSERCTHVQGYLTGRPMQPAKIADFLSRSNPDTVSETAR; encoded by the coding sequence ATGAACACGCACAGCCCTCTTTCGCCGGATCCTGTCGCCCGCCTCGCCAGCCCGCCCAGTCCGCAGCATATTCTCGCCGCCCTGCCGCGCCCTGTTCTGGCGCTCGATGAGGAGGGTGTCGTGGTCTATGCCAATGATGCGGCCGAGGCTGTCTTCGAAGGCTGGGTGGTCGGCCTCAATCTTCGCGACCTGATGCCGGGCTTCACCCTGTCCGGCGCATCGCAGAGCGGGCCGGTCGTCCTCCGTCTCGCCTGCCGGCGCAACGAGACTTACGATGTCACGCTCGCAGCACTTGCCGATGGCGGCTTCGTCGTGGATCTGAGGCTCGCGCCGGCGGCCGAGGCGAATTTGATCGCCATCGACCGCGACGAGCTGACGGGTCTTGCCAAGCGCAACACGCTGATGGCCCATCTCGCCGCGGCTCTGGAGCAGGATGCGGGTGCTGCCACCGTTGCCGTCCATTGCGTCGATCTCGATCGATTCAAGACGGTCAATGATACGCTCGGCCATGCGGTGGGCGATCTTCTGCTCAAGAAGGTGGCCGACCGCCTGACCGCGGCCTGCCGCAAGAGCGATCTGGTCGCGCGTCTGGGCGGCGACGAATTCGTCATCCTGCAGCGCGATGTCGAGGACGATGCGGCTGCCGAGCGGCTCGCCGCGCGCATCGTCGATCTGGTCGGCAGAACCTATGTCCTGAGCGGCCATACGATCAACATCGGAGCCAGCGTCGGCGTGGCGCTGCGGGCCGAAGCGGCGCAGGCGCGCGATCTGCTGCGCAATGCGGATCTCGCACTGTACGAGGCGAAGAGGGCTGGCCGCGGCCGGTTCCGCACCTTCGAGGCCAGCATGGACACCGGCCTGCAGGAGCGCCGTGAAATGGAGATCGATCTGCGGCGGGCTTTGGCGCTCAAGCAGTTCGAGCTCAGCTACCAGCCGTTCGTCGATCTGTCGACCGATCGGGTCATCGGCTTCGAGGCCTTGTTGCGCTGGACCCATCCGGTCAAGGGCAACATTCCGCCGCTGCAGTTCATTCCGCTGGCCGAGGAGAACGGGCTGATCGTCAAGATCGGCGAGTGGGTGCTGCGCCAGGCCTGCATCGAGGCGGCGACCTGGCCGGACGAGATGATCATCGCGGTCAATGTCTCGCCGCTTCAGTTCAAGGCCGATACGCTGCTGGACACCGTTTCCGCGGCGCTCGCCCGCTCGGGCCTTCCGGCGCACCGGCTGGAGATCGAGATCACCGAAGGTGCGCTTCTTGACGATACCGACAATGTGCTGGTGACGCTTGCCGCCCTGCGCGATCTCGGCGTGAAGATCTCGATGGACGATTTCGGCACCGGCTATTCCTCGCTCGCCTATCTGCAGAAATTCCCCTTCAGCAAGATCAAGATCGACCGGTCCTTCGTCGCCACCGACAGTGCCGACAGCGAGGCCATCCTCAAGGCGGTGGCGAGCCTCGGCACCAGCCTCGGCATGGCGATCACCGCCGAAGGCGTGGAGACCGCGGAGCAACTGGCCCGGATCCGCAGCGAGCGCTGCACCCACGTTCAGGGCTACCTGACCGGGCGGCCGATGCAGCCGGCGAAGATTGCGGACTTCCTGAGCCGATCCAACCCCGACACCGTGAGCGAGACTGCCCGATGA
- the kduI gene encoding 5-dehydro-4-deoxy-D-glucuronate isomerase: protein MTTEYSTRFAIDPAAAAMMGTDELRHHFHVGPLFVPGQITLTYTHYDRMIVGGAIPAETALPLETIKPNGTKSFLERRELVAVNIGGAGEITVGETTYPLGTRDMLYVGMGETVRFASTNADAPAKFYLLSAPAHRNCPTRLITLADAKRLDLGAQETSNERSIFQFTTTVETCQIVVGMTQLAKGSVWNTMPAHVHDRRMEAYLYFDLADTARVFHFMGEPSETRHIVMANEEAVLSPAWSIHSGCGTSNYAFIWAMAGDNVDYTDVDAVAIGDMR, encoded by the coding sequence ATGACAACCGAATACAGCACCCGTTTCGCGATCGACCCCGCCGCCGCCGCCATGATGGGTACGGACGAGTTGCGTCACCATTTCCATGTCGGCCCGCTGTTCGTGCCCGGCCAGATCACCCTCACCTACACCCACTACGACCGGATGATCGTCGGCGGCGCCATACCTGCCGAAACCGCCCTGCCGCTCGAGACGATCAAGCCGAACGGCACCAAGTCCTTCCTCGAGCGCCGCGAGCTCGTGGCCGTCAATATCGGCGGCGCGGGCGAGATCACCGTCGGCGAGACGACCTATCCGCTCGGCACGCGCGACATGCTCTATGTCGGCATGGGAGAAACGGTCCGCTTTGCCTCGACGAATGCGGACGCGCCGGCCAAGTTCTATCTGCTTTCCGCCCCCGCCCATCGCAACTGCCCGACGCGGCTGATCACGCTCGCCGATGCCAAGCGCCTCGACCTCGGCGCCCAGGAAACCTCGAACGAGCGCTCGATCTTCCAGTTCACCACGACCGTCGAGACCTGCCAGATCGTCGTCGGCATGACCCAGCTTGCCAAGGGCTCGGTCTGGAACACCATGCCGGCGCATGTGCACGACCGGCGGATGGAAGCCTATCTCTATTTCGATCTCGCCGACACGGCCCGCGTCTTCCACTTCATGGGCGAACCCTCGGAAACACGCCATATCGTCATGGCCAATGAAGAGGCCGTCCTCTCCCCCGCCTGGTCGATCCACTCCGGCTGCGGCACCTCCAACTACGCCTTCATCTGGGCCATGGCCGGCGACAATGTCGACTACACGGACGTCGATGCTGTTGCGATTGGAGATATGCGGTAG
- a CDS encoding FadR/GntR family transcriptional regulator has protein sequence MSGQPADMKVERKPKLSENVAQALRSQILAGDFQVGERLPTEQRMTEIFGVSRTVVREAVAALAADNLVEARHGAGVFVLGHPTHKISALTADMGNRISQAVNVLEVRMGIEIESAGLAAGRRSPSQEARIQEAFFEFEHLLKEGQPTGKADFAFHREIASATNNPFYVEILDALGDRTIPCDRNSPWYSVEVLSTDYLAGLQREHLRILQAISAGDADGARDAMRAHLLAAQERYRKRLSGQQSDYTMNAAPPARIRTF, from the coding sequence ATGAGCGGACAACCGGCGGATATGAAGGTCGAGCGAAAGCCGAAACTCTCCGAAAACGTGGCGCAGGCGCTGCGCTCGCAGATCCTGGCCGGCGATTTCCAGGTGGGCGAACGGCTGCCGACCGAACAGCGCATGACCGAGATCTTCGGCGTCAGCCGCACCGTGGTCCGCGAAGCGGTGGCAGCCCTTGCTGCCGACAATCTGGTCGAGGCCCGGCACGGGGCGGGCGTCTTCGTGCTTGGTCACCCGACCCACAAGATCAGCGCGCTGACGGCCGATATGGGCAACCGGATCAGCCAGGCGGTGAACGTGCTCGAGGTCCGCATGGGCATCGAGATCGAAAGTGCGGGCCTTGCCGCAGGCCGCCGCAGCCCTTCGCAGGAGGCCCGCATCCAGGAGGCCTTCTTCGAGTTCGAACATCTTCTCAAGGAGGGACAGCCGACCGGCAAGGCCGACTTCGCCTTCCACCGCGAGATCGCCTCGGCCACCAACAACCCCTTCTATGTCGAGATCCTCGACGCGCTTGGCGACCGCACGATCCCCTGCGACCGGAACTCGCCCTGGTATTCGGTCGAGGTTCTTTCGACCGACTATCTGGCCGGCCTGCAGCGGGAGCATCTGCGCATCCTGCAGGCGATTTCCGCCGGCGATGCCGATGGCGCGCGCGACGCCATGCGCGCCCATCTGCTCGCCGCCCAGGAGCGCTATCGCAAGCGGCTCTCCGGCCAGCAATCCGACTACACGATGAACGCGGCGCCACCTGCCCGGATCCGAACCTTTTGA
- a CDS encoding Gfo/Idh/MocA family oxidoreductase yields MSGKSKRRAGILGLGMAAAPHVLSLLDLSDRVTVVGAFAPSEARRTAFGARFGLPVVETAEALFDDPSIDYLVVLTPPNTHLDLVERAARTGKAVLLEKPLEVTLERSRQLVAAAARIPLGITFQRRFRPSFMETARLMRDGALGEIVSATMALGNWRPQAYYDEPGRGTWARDGGGVLLTQAIHTIDQFIALVGLPTDVSALAVTSAVHRMETEDLVHATLRFAGGAIGALSATTAAYPGLPDRIQLFGTRGSALLEGDGARVQLMDGGTFAWSDTDGGSGADPMAFSHHNHLALHRDFLDALDQGSAPSASADDALAAHRLIDAILRSAETGCWARLDADVPLPG; encoded by the coding sequence ATGAGTGGCAAAAGCAAGCGGCGTGCTGGAATCCTGGGGCTTGGCATGGCGGCAGCGCCGCATGTGTTGAGTTTGCTCGACCTTTCGGACCGGGTAACCGTCGTTGGGGCGTTCGCACCGAGTGAAGCGCGCCGCACGGCGTTCGGGGCGCGTTTCGGGCTGCCGGTGGTGGAGACGGCCGAGGCGCTGTTCGACGATCCGTCGATCGATTATCTCGTCGTTCTGACCCCGCCCAACACGCATCTCGACCTGGTGGAGCGCGCCGCGCGGACGGGCAAGGCGGTGCTGCTCGAAAAGCCGCTGGAGGTGACGCTGGAACGGTCGCGCCAGCTGGTGGCGGCTGCGGCGCGGATCCCGCTCGGCATCACCTTCCAGCGCCGGTTTCGTCCCTCCTTCATGGAGACAGCCCGGCTCATGCGGGACGGCGCGCTGGGCGAGATCGTCTCCGCCACGATGGCGCTCGGCAACTGGCGACCACAGGCCTATTACGACGAGCCTGGCCGCGGGACTTGGGCGCGCGACGGCGGCGGTGTGCTGCTGACGCAGGCGATCCACACGATCGATCAGTTCATCGCGCTTGTCGGATTGCCGACCGACGTCTCTGCGCTTGCCGTTACCAGTGCGGTGCACCGGATGGAGACGGAAGATCTGGTCCATGCGACGCTGCGGTTCGCGGGCGGGGCGATCGGCGCGCTCAGCGCCACCACCGCCGCCTATCCCGGCCTGCCGGATCGCATCCAGCTTTTCGGAACCCGAGGCTCGGCCCTGCTCGAGGGCGACGGCGCGCGGGTGCAGCTGATGGACGGGGGCACGTTTGCCTGGTCGGACACCGACGGCGGCAGCGGCGCGGACCCGATGGCCTTCTCGCACCACAACCATCTGGCGCTGCACCGGGATTTTCTCGACGCGCTCGACCAGGGTTCGGCGCCATCGGCCAGTGCCGACGATGCGCTTGCCGCCCACCGCCTGATCGATGCGATCCTGCGGTCGGCGGAAACGGGGTGCTGGGCACGGCTCGATGCGGACGTGCCGCTGCCGGGATGA
- a CDS encoding proline iminopeptidase-family hydrolase, whose protein sequence is MWREMSPDERIEVEVDGFKLVAYSFGSGEETILCLNGGPGLPCDYLRDAHSCLVDRGYRVVAFDQLGTGASDRPTDAALWTIERYVEETETVRRALGLGRVHLLGHSWGGWLAIDYALKYQQNLKTLILEDTVADMPHLIAELDRLRAALGSETVAMMQKHEAQGSIDHPEYLAAITLLNYRHVCRLPDWPAPVKRSLDDWNMGPYETMQGPNEFLYTGNLKDWNRIPDLPRLTLPVLITVGEHDELTPACAMRMKHALPNAELHVFRNASHMPFYENPEAYYPALTNFLSRNGSVQ, encoded by the coding sequence ATGTGGCGTGAGATGAGTCCGGACGAACGGATCGAGGTCGAGGTCGATGGGTTCAAACTCGTCGCTTACAGTTTCGGCAGCGGAGAGGAGACCATTCTCTGCCTGAACGGCGGTCCGGGCCTGCCCTGCGACTATCTGCGCGATGCCCATTCCTGTCTGGTCGACCGGGGATACCGCGTCGTGGCCTTCGACCAGCTCGGCACCGGGGCCTCGGATCGCCCGACGGATGCCGCGCTGTGGACGATCGAGCGCTATGTGGAGGAAACCGAAACGGTGCGCCGGGCGCTCGGTCTCGGCCGTGTTCACCTGCTCGGCCATTCCTGGGGCGGGTGGCTCGCCATCGACTATGCATTGAAGTATCAACAGAATTTGAAGACATTGATCCTCGAGGACACTGTCGCCGACATGCCGCATCTGATAGCCGAGCTTGACCGGTTGCGCGCAGCACTCGGATCGGAAACGGTGGCGATGATGCAGAAGCACGAAGCGCAAGGCTCGATCGACCATCCGGAATATCTGGCAGCGATCACGCTCCTGAACTACCGCCATGTCTGCCGCCTGCCCGACTGGCCGGCACCCGTCAAACGCTCGCTCGACGACTGGAACATGGGGCCTTACGAGACGATGCAGGGGCCGAACGAATTCCTCTATACCGGCAATCTGAAGGACTGGAACCGTATCCCGGACCTTCCCCGGTTGACGCTTCCCGTGCTGATCACCGTCGGCGAACACGACGAGCTGACGCCGGCCTGCGCGATGCGCATGAAACATGCGCTGCCCAATGCCGAGCTGCATGTCTTCCGCAATGCCAGCCATATGCCGTTCTACGAGAACCCGGAGGCCTATTACCCCGCGCTGACGAACTTCCTGTCGCGCAACGGGTCCGTGCAATGA
- a CDS encoding TRAP transporter large permease yields the protein MELWILFGSFTLLMLIGTPIAFCLGVSSLATVLYMGLPPLVVFQRLNSGMSVFSMLAIPFFIYSGDLMVRGGIAGRIVAFAASIVGHLRGGLGQVNILTSTLFGGISGSAVAEAAAVGGLMIPQMKARGYGADYAVNVTSMAALIALLLPPSHNMIIYSISAGGKISIADLFTAGVVPGLLFAAVLMVTAYIVARKRGYPTERFPGFAAVLHLLAIALPGLLLIAIIFGGVRSGIFTATESSCIAVIYALLVTLLIYRQLSWQDFVHATMGAVRTTAMVLLIIGCAAAFSWLMAFLRVPATLVAWMQTLSDNPIMILLLLNVLMLVLGTFMDMGPTIIITTPIFLPIATAYGVDPVHFGVIMILNYGIGLNTPPVGGVQFVACAVGKISVWEAMRSIWPFYGAGIVVLLLVTYIPALSLWLPSVFK from the coding sequence ATGGAACTCTGGATCCTGTTCGGCAGCTTCACGCTTCTGATGCTGATCGGCACGCCGATCGCCTTCTGCCTCGGCGTGTCGAGCCTGGCCACCGTCCTCTATATGGGCCTGCCGCCGCTTGTGGTGTTCCAGCGCCTGAACTCCGGCATGAGCGTCTTCTCGATGCTCGCCATCCCCTTCTTCATCTACTCCGGCGACCTGATGGTGCGTGGCGGCATTGCCGGGCGCATCGTCGCCTTCGCCGCCTCGATCGTCGGGCATCTGCGCGGCGGGCTCGGCCAGGTGAACATCCTCACCTCGACGCTGTTCGGCGGCATCTCCGGCTCGGCGGTCGCCGAGGCCGCGGCCGTGGGCGGGCTGATGATCCCGCAGATGAAGGCCCGCGGCTATGGCGCCGATTATGCGGTCAACGTCACCTCCATGGCAGCGCTGATCGCTCTCCTTCTGCCGCCCTCGCACAACATGATCATCTATTCGATCTCGGCCGGCGGCAAGATCTCGATCGCCGATCTCTTCACCGCCGGCGTCGTACCGGGCCTGCTCTTTGCCGCGGTGCTGATGGTCACGGCCTATATCGTTGCCCGCAAGCGAGGCTATCCGACAGAGCGGTTCCCCGGCTTTGCTGCCGTGCTCCATCTGCTTGCCATCGCTCTTCCTGGCCTGCTGCTGATCGCCATCATCTTCGGCGGCGTGCGCTCCGGCATCTTCACGGCGACCGAAAGCTCCTGCATCGCCGTCATCTATGCGCTTCTCGTCACGCTGCTGATCTACCGGCAGCTGAGCTGGCAGGATTTCGTGCATGCGACGATGGGGGCCGTGCGCACCACGGCCATGGTGCTGCTCATCATCGGCTGCGCGGCCGCCTTCTCCTGGCTCATGGCCTTCCTGCGCGTGCCGGCCACGCTGGTCGCCTGGATGCAGACCCTGTCGGACAATCCGATCATGATCCTGCTCCTGCTCAATGTGCTGATGCTGGTGCTCGGCACCTTCATGGACATGGGCCCGACGATCATCATCACCACGCCGATCTTCCTGCCGATCGCCACCGCCTATGGTGTCGACCCCGTCCATTTCGGCGTGATCATGATCCTGAACTACGGTATCGGCTTGAACACGCCACCCGTCGGCGGCGTGCAGTTCGTCGCCTGCGCGGTGGGAAAGATATCGGTCTGGGAAGCCATGCGCTCCATCTGGCCCTTCTACGGGGCGGGCATCGTGGTTCTTCTTCTTGTCACCTATATTCCGGCTCTCTCGCTCTGGCTGCCGAGCGTGTTCAAATAG
- a CDS encoding LuxR family transcriptional regulator, with protein MLQDMASVAARFSARDTLDGRIDEAFALMQAMGFDGLIYDYTPSTAGLDGRIGIPTLLKLRNVAGDMHDYWCDREYFRIDPVQRLATQTSVPFFWSYDPGVETRISRLLTDETKPVCDFLHAHDMLSGVTVPVHRPQGDYATVTGVRYGARRDFMAEALHRLAEFGLLAQIFHEAADELFDEPVRNGSGVRLTKRERECLRYSSHGLSAKEVSRIIDRSVPTVVMHLNSAARKLGAKNRTEAVARAAHYHLLDEPPSYKS; from the coding sequence ATGCTTCAGGACATGGCGTCGGTCGCCGCTCGTTTCTCGGCGCGCGACACGCTCGATGGACGGATCGACGAGGCCTTTGCCCTTATGCAGGCAATGGGCTTCGATGGGCTGATCTATGATTACACGCCGTCCACCGCCGGCCTCGACGGGCGGATCGGTATTCCCACCCTGCTGAAACTGCGCAATGTCGCGGGGGACATGCACGACTACTGGTGCGACCGCGAATATTTCCGCATCGATCCGGTGCAGCGTCTCGCGACGCAAACCTCGGTTCCGTTCTTCTGGAGCTATGACCCGGGGGTGGAGACGCGCATCAGCCGTCTCCTGACCGACGAGACGAAGCCGGTCTGCGACTTCCTGCACGCGCATGACATGCTCTCGGGCGTCACGGTGCCGGTTCACCGGCCGCAGGGCGATTATGCGACGGTGACCGGCGTGCGCTACGGCGCGAGGCGCGACTTCATGGCCGAAGCCCTGCACAGGCTCGCAGAATTCGGCCTTCTCGCGCAGATCTTCCACGAGGCTGCCGACGAGCTGTTCGACGAGCCGGTGCGAAACGGATCCGGCGTGCGGCTGACCAAGCGGGAACGCGAATGCCTGCGCTATTCCTCGCATGGGCTTTCCGCCAAGGAGGTCTCGCGCATCATCGACCGATCGGTGCCGACCGTGGTGATGCATCTCAATTCCGCCGCCCGCAAGCTTGGGGCGAAGAACAGGACCGAGGCGGTCGCCCGCGCCGCCCACTATCACCTGCTCGACGAGCCCCCATCCTATAAGTCGTGA
- a CDS encoding proline iminopeptidase-family hydrolase, which yields MDRIASQEGYVPFRGYQTWYRVTGSLASGPLPLIVAHGGPGCTHDYVDSFKHIAALDGRAVIHYDQLGNGKSTRLPDKGADFWTVSLFLDELDALIAHLGIGDRYAYLGQSWGGMLGAEHAVRQPAGLKALVLANSPANMKTWVAEANRLRGALPDDVQATLMLHEQAGTLTHPDYIAASRVFYDRHVCRVVPWPAEVSRTFAIMEEDNTVYRTMNGPTEFHVIGTMKDWTIEDRLHSITAPTLVLSGRHDEATPLVVRPYVETIPHARWVVFEQSSHMPHVEEQDLCLSTVSDFLCSHD from the coding sequence GTGGACAGGATCGCATCGCAGGAAGGCTATGTTCCATTCCGTGGGTACCAGACATGGTACCGTGTCACCGGATCGCTCGCCTCGGGCCCGCTGCCGCTCATCGTCGCGCATGGCGGCCCCGGCTGCACCCATGATTATGTCGATTCCTTCAAGCATATCGCCGCGCTCGATGGGCGTGCGGTCATTCATTACGACCAGCTCGGCAACGGCAAATCCACGCGGCTGCCGGACAAGGGCGCTGATTTCTGGACGGTCTCCCTGTTCCTGGACGAACTCGACGCCCTGATCGCTCATCTCGGCATCGGCGATCGCTATGCCTATCTCGGCCAATCCTGGGGTGGGATGCTGGGGGCGGAACATGCAGTTCGCCAGCCGGCCGGGCTGAAGGCGCTGGTGCTTGCCAACTCGCCGGCAAACATGAAGACTTGGGTCGCCGAAGCCAACCGGTTGCGCGGCGCACTTCCCGACGATGTGCAGGCCACCCTTATGCTCCATGAACAGGCGGGGACCCTGACCCATCCGGATTACATCGCTGCGTCGCGCGTGTTCTATGACAGGCATGTCTGCCGGGTCGTGCCGTGGCCCGCGGAGGTCTCGCGCACCTTCGCGATCATGGAGGAGGACAACACCGTCTACCGCACCATGAACGGCCCGACCGAATTCCATGTGATCGGCACGATGAAGGACTGGACGATCGAGGACCGCCTTCACAGCATCACCGCACCGACGCTGGTGCTTTCGGGGCGCCATGACGAGGCAACGCCGCTGGTTGTCCGTCCCTATGTCGAGACCATCCCCCACGCGCGCTGGGTGGTTTTCGAGCAGTCGAGCCATATGCCGCATGTCGAGGAACAGGATCTCTGCCTCTCCACGGTCTCGGACTTCCTGTGCAGCCACGACTGA